The nucleotide sequence AGCGCAGTTCGAGGCGGGGGGTAGCACAACAAAGCGGAAAACGACGTGTGCGTGTCCACTACCGCGGCACGGGACGGGGCGCAATGTGCAGATTCCGCGCTCCATTCCGCGCGCCATTCTGCGCTTTTTTTGGAAGATTTTTACTCTTGTTTCTCCACAAACCCACAGGCGCGCGATATGTGCTCTTTTTCACTTTCTTCTTTTTTTCGTTGAGAATCTCGATCGTTCCAATCGAGATTCTCCGAGAAACGAAACCCACCCACCCACTCCGTCTCCATATGTTATATCATTGCACTACTAATATCTGGAAACTATCATGGTCCGCGCGGTCCGCGCGTCCGTCGTTCCCTTCTTTGCTCCCGGTACAGCCGGTACAGGGAGATATCCACCACTCTGTTCCTGTTGTGTTGTTCACCGCCGTCTTTTTCACCGTTCTCAGGTAAATTTAGAATGTACGTTGTTTGGTGTTTACCCCGGCCAAAGTTTTTCAGTTTGACCATGAGCACCCCCGCTGCCTTCAACTCGCCGATCGCCAAAGACAAAGTTCGAGGAGCAACCCCTAACAGTTGAGCGATCTCTTTTTGGCTCATATCTGTTACAACAGTTTTTTTACCCCGCCCCTGTGCTTTAAGCCAAAGCAGAAACTTTTCTCGCGCTTCTTTTGTTGTCCCGCGTTTGCGTCCACCACATCCGCCGTTCTCGGATCCCCCGGATCGCCGGACACGGTGGTGAAACTCCACGCCGGACAGTTCGGAAATCATCCTTGCACTCGGCCCCCGGTAGCGACCCGAAAATGCACTTTTTACAGCAGATTTGACCTGGCTATAGGAAAGAGGAGGTTGATTTAAAAAGTTCCACCTAGTGAGTTCATCCAGTGCCTGTTCCTGAGTGTACCCAGCGCAACGCATAGCCAGCGCGAGCGTAAACGCCGTGCTGCCCCGCCGCCCCTCTTCCACCCCGCCGAGGAGCTTCTGTATCGCCAGATGCTCCACGATCTTCTCACTGGCCACCACCGCGCCCGGGCACTTTTCAGTTCGCCATTCCGGGCAGTTTACATCCGCCCAGTCCACCAAGTCTTGAATTTGATATGCCTTGCTGGTAAAATATTGAATAGAGAAAGGTATCCGCATAAAGTGCTCCGCTGATGCCGCCATCGGGTCCGCTCCGATCGCGGCAACTATTTTTCTCTGGAGCGCTTCGTACAGCTTTAGTGCCTTTGCTGTTGCTCTAACCCGCTCGATTTTCCAGTACAGATGCCATCCGCCCGGGGTACGGTTCAAGATCGACGGCTCCGGCAGCCCTGCACAGCGGATCCTTTCCAGCGCATCCAGCAAGCATAGCTCGGGGTCGTCAATGTCCACAAAGAAACAGTTAAGCCAGCGCAGGCTGGCCTTGTCTTTCCGTCTCCGATGGAAAAACGTGTTTGGGGTAAAATATATTACCCCGGGCAGCTTCTTCTCAAGCGTTGCATACGTTCTCACAGCAACCGGTTGAAACTCTTTTCCGGCTACAAAAACCCAGGCCAAATCGTTCGAATTGATCACCCCCTGTTCCCCGCGGCACTTCGGGGCCTCAGTCAGGCTGCCATGCAGCAAGAATCTCAGAGCTTCCATTGCGCTTACAACTATTCGATGCGCTGCAACTGGGTTGATCATCTTGTCACACCTCCCGAAAAAAAGAAAAAACCACGTAGTGATGAAGGCCACGTGGTTTCAATTCAGTGTGGTTTCAATTCAGTGGCAGGTTGGGATATAATAAAATAACAAAAAGGGGGAACAAGACCATGCTGCGAAGGTTTAAAGTGGTTCTAGAAAAAAATGAAAGCAACGGCTACACTGTAACCGTTCCCGCACTACCTGGCTGTGTTACTCAAGGAAAAAATAAAGATGAAGCGTTAAAAAGAATTCAAGAAGCTATTCAGGGGTTTCTAGAAGCATTGGAAATTGAAGGATTGCCTATACCAGACAGCGATATAGATATCGCTGAAGTAGAGGTAGCTTACGGGGCATGACCAGGCTGCCGCGGGTCTCAGGAAAAGATACGGTTAAAGCTCTTAAACGAGCAGGCTATAAATTAATTCACGTACGGGGCAGCCACCACTACCTACGACAGCCTGGCGGCAGGCTTGTTTGCGTTCCCGTTCACGGAAACGAAATTCTCGACTTAAAGACACTTAGGACTATTCTCAAGCAGGCAGACCTCACAATCGAAGAGTTCGTTGCTCTGCTATAAAAAACTAAAGCTGCTCTTACCAGAGCAGCTTCCAAATTTTAACAAAAGCTTAAAGAAGCGCGCAGAAATCCCCTGGGAGGGAAAATTCCTCGTTTTTGTCCCCCCCTGACGGAAGTCCTATTTTGTGCTTAGATCTTAAATTTGCTGTATACATAATAATACGAACAAATAAAGTCGTCAAGTATTTAGGTTATGTTCAGGTTACTTTTCTTCTTCATAGCCTCGACTATCAAAATCCTCGCCAGAGTCGAGCGAGTAATTTGCTTCTCCTCGGCTATTCTCGCAAGCTCGTTGAACGTATCACGACGAATTCGTATGCTCAAAGTCTTAGTTTCCCCACTCATACATCATACCTCCCATTTTTTAAATTTAAAAATTTTAAATTTAAAAAGCGGATCCTCCTCGGTTCCGCCCCGGTTAGAATCCGGCACAATGTGCTTTGAAATAAACTCCACTCCCCGCAGTATCTCAGCTTTCACACCTTCCCGGTGTCTTTCGTACTTGTCCAAGTTTGGATATCCGCTCGAACCCGGATATCCGTACCTCAGTACGAACGCTTCAGCAAACCAGTCGGTATAGTTGTTCAGCCATGACTTCACGCGGAAATAGTTTAGAATCGGGTTATAGTTTACACCGAAATAAAGATAGTCGCTTGCATAAAATCCCGCCTTGTTCTTCCAGTAGTCATCATAGCAGTGTCCCAATTCGTGCAGCAATACGTTCTTTGAAAAACCAGATTTGAGCCAAATCTCACGCTCTTCGTAGAAGTAATAGCCGTCAATTGCATCTGCTCCGACGTTTTCAGCTTTTGCATTTGCGAAGCTGAAATCAGGAAGAATATAGATTTTAACATCCTTCGTAAACTCCTGCACTGTGTCTTTGCCCATTACTTTGTCAAGTCTTTCAAAAACGTCCTGCACCTTCTCAATCTCCGCTGGACCTTTGTAGACTTCTTCAGCAATCACCGCTTTATCCAGTAGATCCCTGGTAAGTTCGAGGTCTGG is from Bacillota bacterium and encodes:
- a CDS encoding type II toxin-antitoxin system HicA family toxin; the protein is MTRLPRVSGKDTVKALKRAGYKLIHVRGSHHYLRQPGGRLVCVPVHGNEILDLKTLRTILKQADLTIEEFVALL
- a CDS encoding type II toxin-antitoxin system HicB family antitoxin: MLRRFKVVLEKNESNGYTVTVPALPGCVTQGKNKDEALKRIQEAIQGFLEALEIEGLPIPDSDIDIAEVEVAYGA
- a CDS encoding primase C-terminal domain-containing protein is translated as MINPVAAHRIVVSAMEALRFLLHGSLTEAPKCRGEQGVINSNDLAWVFVAGKEFQPVAVRTYATLEKKLPGVIYFTPNTFFHRRRKDKASLRWLNCFFVDIDDPELCLLDALERIRCAGLPEPSILNRTPGGWHLYWKIERVRATAKALKLYEALQRKIVAAIGADPMAASAEHFMRIPFSIQYFTSKAYQIQDLVDWADVNCPEWRTEKCPGAVVASEKIVEHLAIQKLLGGVEEGRRGSTAFTLALAMRCAGYTQEQALDELTRWNFLNQPPLSYSQVKSAVKSAFSGRYRGPSARMISELSGVEFHHRVRRSGGSENGGCGGRKRGTTKEAREKFLLWLKAQGRGKKTVVTDMSQKEIAQLLGVAPRTLSLAIGELKAAGVLMVKLKNFGRGKHQTTYILNLPENGEKDGGEQHNRNRVVDISLYRLYREQRRERRTRGPRGP